Part of the Scomber japonicus isolate fScoJap1 chromosome 6, fScoJap1.pri, whole genome shotgun sequence genome, CACTGGACAGCTGTACCCAGGGTTCAGGTTCTGGGCAGGGATAGGAGCTACACTGACTATTTGCCAGTTGGATTGAGTTGTATAACCTGCTTGTCTGTTTTAAAGCatgtgacattttgacatttaataagGAAGTAGATTCTCTCACTCTGGAGTTTCGTCCCTCTGAAGTAGAAACATCAGTCTTCAggaatgtctgtttttcttaatccatgcatccatccatccatacatgtgttgtgtattttctaaaaaaatatgtttgttataagttaataaaatagtaataaacacaataatTGAAAGCATATTTCATTGAATCAATGCACCGTTTTAATAATAAAGGTTAAAGTCTATGTGTTCTGTggctgtatttatttgttaatgtgaatattatatAGGTTAATGCATAACTGTGACGTTACCTCCACCATCTTACATGACTAAAGGAATAACTAGAGTACTGCTGATCTTATCTTTGGATGTTTTTAAGCTCCTTTTTCATTCTAAAGTTATCTGATGTACCTTTAGTTTTCCCAAATGTTTTGGAGAGAACTGTTTGACCTTCATTAGTCTTTTGTCCACCCATTCCTTTCTCTGGACACATGTAATATGTTATCTATAAATCTGCGATGAAATTGATGATTTgtctttaataaaatatttttgactCTTCCACATCCAATTCTCACCTGCTCCATtgactgaaaacattttgtgattcggtcttttctttcttgttctaAACACAAGCATATCCCACTTGCTTTGTGCTAATAAACACAAGTAATCCAACACTATTCACAGGTGGACAATGAAGCTCTCATTTTACATGTGGTGGCAACTGCTTGTATGACCTGCCCTGATTGAAAAAGTTGCAGAAATGAGGGAAATAGTGAACATTTATGACATGGTGTCTTTCAAGGCTTCTACGTGCAAAATATCGATCCTGAAttgtagattttttaaaatgctggtatagaaaaaatgtatttggacACAAACTCCAATCTCAGCTTGAATCAACAATAATAGCTGTTATGGCTTGTCTTAGTCTGCCTATATTAAACAGGTTCAAGTGAACAAACGCaaaattaaccctaaccctccacactctgccattaataaaataatgttctgcAAATATAAACACAGAGGAAGGACATTATCTTTGTGTGCTGATGGGAACACCACTTGGACAGATGATACTTGACCTATATCTACAACACAAAgccatagtgtgtgtgtgtgtggggggggggtcatctGTGAGCACTCATTAAGAAAAGAGTTAACCTATAGAGGTACATAAGTATACAGGATGAACAATAGCAGAAACAGGGTGGAGCTATTTGGATGTCGGAGGTCTAGAACTGATGGGCAACATATATATAGCTGTGACTCTTGACTCAGAATGAATCTCACACCTTCTCTCCTTCTGAAGCCATCATCAGTTGTCGGCATCACCATGCGAGGTGAGATGAGATATGATTAAAATGATGGTTGTAACCACACTTTTTTGCATTAAGTTGGCTTAATCGTGTGTTaagttaaatgtttgttaaGATCTAGGGGTGAAATGCTTTACAAGAGTCAATGATATGATTCCTTTTGGGTGTTCATGCCTTTGCTCTTTGCCTTTTTCTGCCAGCTGTTATAGTGCTGTGTCTGTTGGAAGCTGTGTTCGTCCAGGCCAATGATTATACCTGGGGAGGACCTGGCGAAGACAAAAATGGCAAAGACAGAGCTGTTGATCCAAACACAGACAATGGTGAGAAATGTTTAAGAAATTAGGTAAAGTGTCCTTTCTATCAGGACACAGTCAATGTATCTACATTTACTCTGATCTGCACAGCTTCaacctatgtgtgtgtgtgtgtgtgtgtgtgtgctcagtgtgtgtgaccgACCAGGCATCATGTGGTTGCTGTCTGATGCAGCAGACGATACACAGGATGAAGATGTTCTTTAACACGAGCCTCAATGAGCTGGAGAAAGAACTGATGAAAGCAAAAACCGCCCTCAATAATGTCAGAGGTGAGACATGTGCATGGGTTACGCAAATGAGATGAGATTGCAGGTCACCAAAACATCTTAATCTATCTTGTAGCTCAATCAAAGGTTTTTTCCAATGTAACTTCTAACATGTCTCTTCTCTGCATCTCCAGCCAGCCGCAGTGCCTTCTCTGTCGCTATAACCAATAGAAAAGACTTAACCTGCTATGGCCCCTTCCGTGACGATAGGCTCATTGTCTACAAACATGTCTTCATCAACCTGGGAGGTGGCTACAGTGAGGACAGCGGTATCTTCACTGTTCCTCGCTCTGGTGTCTACAGCCTCGCCCTCACCGTCTACAGCGACGCTGGTTCTCCTGGTAACACCCTGGCTGCCTGCGCTGGTCTGCAGGTGAACAACCTGGTGGTGGCAGGCCccagagaaaaaaatatgcaagATCAAGAGGACAGCGCCACTATTGTTGTGGCCCTCCACCTGAATGCTGGGGACAAGGTGGCTGTAAATCTTCCCATTGGATGTTTCCTCTGCGATGACAACAGCCACTATAACACATTCACTGGCTTCCTGCTTTATGCCACTGACTAAGTTAGGGAAATGTAGCTGCTCTAGGTTTTGTACTAACTGTTACCCTACTGTCTGATTCATTATGTGGTAACAGCTTTGTATTGTAGCTCTTAATCTCTGATCTTCTGTCCCATCAAAATTCAACTCACCTTCATTTTGCTTGTGTTATTTCATCATGTTCCATGTCCATCTTCTGATCTTCCTCACGCCTTTGTTCTTGCCACTGTAAATCTTTTACTTACTAATTTTATGTCATGGAAATATGTGATAAACCTGTCAAATtgcaagaaaataaaacaggattttgaaCAAACTGGCACTGTTATTaagtattttcttttcatctccaCAACAGCACACTAGAGAGTTAGGAGTTGTGTCTAAATTCATTAATAGTATTATTAACACAGCTAACATCTATAGTACTTTTAGTACTTTATCGTAATTCAAGTCATACATTTTCATCATACATCTTGAATacatttagacattttacaTTAAATGCTTTAGTTATGCAATCAACCATATGATGCTGCTACTTCATGTTCTTTGTCATCCTGAAGTGGAAGACATACTGTATCTTCTAGTGAAGCACACCGTACTTGCTCATCCTGTTCAGGGTCATAGGACCTGGAGCTTGTTACAGTATACACTGAGAAAGATGCAGAGTGCACCATGGTCAAATCACCTGTCATAGGGCTAACttatagagacagacaaacacgTTTATACCTACAAGCAATGTCTTTAGACTCACCTACGTAGCTGTGTTCAACCATGGAACTTATTGCTGTAACGCAAAAGTTCTGTCGCTGTCTCTCAAGTCAAATGTGTTCCTTGGAGGATAAAGAGGAGAACAGCAGCAGACAAGACCCACATCATCTGCTGAGAGGAGCTAGCAGGTGACACAGCACACAGTGGCAGAACCCAGACCCCATGTGTTACTGAATGAACCAGAAGATCTCAGAATGAAGAGACCAACAGGTTTCAGTCAAAGATTAGGACTAAGAAGTTCTTCATGCTTTAATGACTTCAACTGCTGCACAATTGGCTGAATCCATTACAGGCGTTCAGTACAACTATGAACAAATCTTTATCAATGAATCTTCAAAGTGAGCTGAATATACTGAATTACCATTTTCACCGACTGAATCAGTAGCTTTTAGCAGTGGAGTGCCTCACTGGGGGCCAAGAGCACAACCCATAATGATTAATCATATCTgataacactttttaaaatgtaatactgCTGAGATATTTAACCTCTGTGCAGTGCTTGAACAGTATAGTTTTGTACTGAACAGGATGTGAAGGctcctccagacatgttttaaaatgtatatgcTCTACTTTGAATATGATTTATGTCAACTGGAGGCatcagaggaggtggtggagaacAACAGGGTGTTTGTCAATCTGAGGCTGAAACAGCACCCAAATCTCTCCCATTGCAACATCAGTGATGGTGTTTAGAACCTGCAAAGCAGTTCAGCCTCTTAACAAGGACATCTGGAGTGTAACCCTGTCCAGCCTTCTCTGGATACATAGAACCATGTCATCTCTGATGGAGCAAGAGAAGATGACCTGATGGAGCATGGACAACAGAGTAGTTGAGACCCAGTCCTGAACATCCTGAGTGACTCCAGCAGCCATTTTACAGAGTTGCTGGGACGGCATGTTGAAGGAGGTGTTTAAAGGAGGCAATTTTTGTGACAACCTCTATCACCACCTCCCATAGGCCAAGCAGTTTGGAGCTGAGGGCTCTTTAGAGAAGCATCTTTATGTTAGCGATCACTTCTAACATTTGAAATAAGGAATGTGATACAATGAGCGCATTTTACACTCAGGATTATGGTCTTACCAGTTTGAGAAGAAGCCCAATATCAATGTCAAAATCCTCTAGGTCAAATACCCAGAACCttcaaacagaaagaaaacacaagctTCATCTTCactgttcctcttttcctccataaCTAGAGACAGATTGGTGTGACATGAGCAGAGTTAAGGTCAGTTGGTGTAACTCACTTCACTCTGTGCTCTTGCTCTCCTCCTCTAGCAGCTCACTCATGTCTTCACATCACATTTCTTCATGCTGAAGTACAAGACATGAGATTGGACTGGGCAATTGGAACAAACATGGTGCATGGCTAAAAAGTCATGCACCATGCTGATGAGAAAACTGAACTCCACATACAATACACCCCATctcagatgatagatgataCCCGTGTGGCATCAACAACAATGCCGTGCAGGTTGTGTGCCTGCTTGTGTGTGAATTTTAGAGAATGAGAGCCCCTAGTGATGGAGAAATAAATCTCCAATTATAAAGTTATACAGGCTAAACCAGGAGGGCAATAAAAAATGAGGAGGAGCGATTTTAGAAGAGGACAAATAAAACTGAGAGATAACAAGGGAGGGGCTCtgaaaaaatactgtatatatccaACACTCTTGTTTTTTGATCAGTCTGCACACCTTCAATCCTTCTGAAGCCTTCATCATTCACCAGCATCAACATGAGAGGTGAGACTGGGTGCTTTTACAAGTTACAGCTGAAGTGACATAATATGTAAGAGAGAGATGTTTGGAGCCTCACAGACAACCTTGACTCAAGTCAAACATAAAGGATTGAAACATTCTGTCTGTTAGTGTCCAAATAGTTTGTAATGTAGTAAGATAAAATGGTTCAAGACTGTATGTTAAGATTTCatatacaaaatacaataaGAAGATGTAAAGGTACatgcctttcttctttttcccccaGCTATTGTGCTGCTGTGCCTGCTGCATGCAGCATTTAGTGAGCGTAGACGTTATTCCTGGAACGGACCTATCCAACTAACAACGACTATGTCTCCAACACCCAATGAAGATAATGGTGAGAGATTGTCAATGAAATAAGTCTGTCTATACAACTGCAACCCCAATGTATTAATGTtggtggttttgtgtgtgtgtgtgtgtgtgtgtgtttgtgtgtgtgtgtgtgtgtgcagcatgtcTTACGGACCAGATGTCATGTGGATGTTGTCTGATGCAGACACAGATGGAGAGGATGGAAGGGTTCTTTAACCTGGGTCTTGAAGAAATGAGGAATGAGCTGACAAGAGCAAAAAAGGTCCTCGACAATATGAGAGGTGAGACAAATATCCGTGAGTCACACAAACAAGAGCGCAAGAGtgcagaacatcatcagaggtTTCTAAAGAACAAAAATGATCCCCTTGTTACACATCTAACCATACTATCTCTGCATTTCCAGCAAGACGTAGCGCCTTCTCCGTCGCTCTCAGCAGTGAAAGTGCTATGAAGTGCCATGTCCCACTTACTGTCAACAAAAACATTGTCTACCAACACGTCTTCCTCAACCTGGGAGGCGGCTATGATGAGCACACTGGTATCTTCACTGCTCCCTGTTCTGGTGTCTACAGTCTGGCTCTGACTCTCTACGGTAACGCTGTCTTCCTCGGTGAGAAATTGTCCACTTGTGCAAGTTTGCGGGTGAACACGCAGGTTGTGGGTTCAATCCTCGAACGCAACGGCTCGGACCGAGAAGACAGTGCCACTGTTTTTGTGACCGTGAAACTGAAGGCCGGGGACCAGGTGGCTGTCAGCCTACTTGAAGGATGTTTTATCTGTGATGACAACAATCACTATAACACTTTCACTGGCTTCTACCTGTATTCTACTGATTGAGTTAGCAAAGTGTAGCTACGCTGGGCTTTGTCCCAACTCTCCGCTCATACTAACAGGTTTAGAGTCTGATAGATGAAGACTTTCTGTGTTGAAAGTCATTACTTATAGTCTGTTTGTTTGTACTCTCATCCATCCCAACACAAAGCTCTCatccttgttttgtttgttttattccatCATGGTTTATTGTTCTCACTAAGATCAGATTCTGTCAATTAAGATTAATTCATCTTATCTGATTAAAGCAATTCTTTGAGTAAACACTAAAAGCAttttttcctgtatttttttattttgtccccTGTTTAAGTACCTTGGTTGTAACAGCTTATTGATCTTTAACTACAGAAATTATGTGACGTAAATTGTGATAGAAATATGATGTCAAATATGTGTACCTGAACCatactaacaaaataaaaccagatTTGGAACAAACACATTGACTttggaaattatttttaaatctctGCCAAAAAAATTCTGCATTAAAGATGTTGTCAAAGTTGGATTGATACTGAAGCAGCTGCTGCTAATAAAACTGTAaggtttttgatattttttggaAGTCTTTCACAACCACattatcaaacttttttttttatcaaagtcCCCTCAGTTCAGAAAGTTTGGTTTTGATGACCTCGTTTCATTAcacaaagataaataaaataggATGCCATATCAATAGACAGATGAAATAGAGCAAATTAAGTGTGACTGCAATGTGATACATATTGTTGAAATCCACACAAGTCAATAAACACAGTGTATTAATAACAATAGCTCCAATACTATGTATTGTGGGCTTTTAAGGTCTTGTATTGTGGGCTTTTAAGGTCTTTCATTCAGCATATAATTCTGAACACACAACATGATGATAATGACAGCAGTGAGGAAGACAGTGTCTACATGATGAAACAGATGATTATGTGGCCTATAACGTATCTTGGATTTCCACCTTTTGTAGAGCCATATTG contains:
- the LOC128359813 gene encoding complement C1q-like protein 2, giving the protein MNLTPSLLLKPSSVVGITMRAVIVLCLLEAVFVQANDYTWGGPGEDKNGKDRAVDPNTDNVCVTDQASCGCCLMQQTIHRMKMFFNTSLNELEKELMKAKTALNNVRASRSAFSVAITNRKDLTCYGPFRDDRLIVYKHVFINLGGGYSEDSGIFTVPRSGVYSLALTVYSDAGSPGNTLAACAGLQVNNLVVAGPREKNMQDQEDSATIVVALHLNAGDKVAVNLPIGCFLCDDNSHYNTFTGFLLYATD
- the LOC128359814 gene encoding uncharacterized protein LOC128359814; the protein is MRAIVLLCLLHAAFSERRRYSWNGPIQLTTTMSPTPNEDNACLTDQMSCGCCLMQTQMERMEGFFNLGLEEMRNELTRAKKVLDNMRARRSAFSVALSSESAMKCHVPLTVNKNIVYQHVFLNLGGGYDEHTGIFTAPCSGVYSLALTLYGNAVFLGEKLSTCASLRVNTQVVGSILERNGSDREDSATVFVTVKLKAGDQVAVSLLEGCFICDDNNHYNTFTGFYLYSTD